The DNA sequence TGCCGATACCAATCGACAAAGTTTTTCACACCTACCTCGATGGGGGTGTTCGGTCTGTACTGATAATCCTCGACCAAATCATCGACGTTGGCCCAAGTGTTTTCAATGTCACCAGGTTGTAGTGGCAGCATTTCCATCTTGGCTTTTTTGCCCAGTTGCTTTTCTATCTCCTTGATAAAATCGATTAGGTTAATCGATTGGGTATTGCCAATGTTATAGATTTTGTAAAGCTGATTGGTTTCTTTGCGTTCGGTGACATCTTGTGTCAGTACTTGTACCACTCCTTCCGCAATATCTTTGACATACGTGAAATCTCTTTTCATGTGGCCATGGTTAAACACCTTAAGGGGTTTGTCATTGGCAATGGCATCAGTGAAGAGAAACATGGCCATATCTGGTCTTCCCCATGGACCATAGACAGTGAAAAAACGGAGTCCAGTAGTGGATAATCCATATAGATGACTATAGGTGTGGGCCATGAGTTCGTTGCTCTTTTTGCTGGCGGCATATATACTTATGGGGTGATCGACATTGTCGTGCACCGAAAACGGAATCTTGTCGTTCAAACCATACACGCTTGAGCTACTGGCATAGACCAAGTGTTTTATCTTATGGTTTTTACAACATTCCAAAATATTTAAAAAACCAACAATATTGCTATCTATATAGGCCCTTGGATTTTCCAAACT is a window from the Muricauda sp. SCSIO 65647 genome containing:
- a CDS encoding NAD-dependent epimerase/dehydratase family protein, whose amino-acid sequence is MKILVTGAAGFIGLHLCKLLLAKGYVVVGLDNINDYYDPQLKLDRLSQLGIPEKEAQMFSKKVQSTAHGEHFTFVRSSLDDSNSLSKIFGEENFDVVCNLAAQVGVRYSLENPRAYIDSNIVGFLNILECCKNHKIKHLVYASSSSVYGLNDKIPFSVHDNVDHPISIYAASKKSNELMAHTYSHLYGLSTTGLRFFTVYGPWGRPDMAMFLFTDAIANDKPLKVFNHGHMKRDFTYVKDIAEGVVQVLTQDVTERKETNQLYKIYNIGNTQSINLIDFIKEIEKQLGKKAKMEMLPLQPGDIENTWANVDDLVEDYQYRPNTPIEVGVKNFVDWYRHYFN